One Triticum dicoccoides isolate Atlit2015 ecotype Zavitan chromosome 4B, WEW_v2.0, whole genome shotgun sequence genomic window carries:
- the LOC119294628 gene encoding E3 ubiquitin-protein ligase RNF185-like — MSANVGESAAVGGSSSDAAGGSFECNICFELPQEPIVTLCGHLFCWPCLYRWLHMHANTPECPVCKAIVEEDKLVPLYGRGKDRVDPRSKNTPGADIPQRPAGQRPATAQQADPNNNFGNAHANPWFMGMGGAGAGVPLANGRWGNYAFSAAFGGLFPMLSFQMHGFPDPAAYAQPAGFHYGFGHGHGFHGGHMGHAHGVPRQGPLGQQQQQADVYLKALLIMVGVLVIASLLAA, encoded by the coding sequence ATGTCCGCCAATGTTGGGGAATCAGCGGCAGTTGGTGGCAGCAGCAGCGATGCAGCTGGAGGGAGCTTTGAGTGCAACATATGCTTTGAGTTGCCACAGGAGCCAATAGTAACTCTCTGTGGCCACCTATTCTGCTGGCCGTGCCTCTACAGATGGCTGCACATGCACGCCAACACACCAGAGTGCCCTGTGTGCAAGGCCATTGTTGAAGAAGACAAGCTTGTCCCCCTTTATGGCCGTGGCAAGGACCGCGTCGACCCAAGGTCAAAGAACACACCTGGAGCTGACATTCCTCAGCGCCCAGCTGGACAGAGGCCCGCAACAGCCCAACAGGCTGATCCTAACAACAATTTCGGCAACGCCCATGCAAATCCATGGTTCATGGGcatggggggcgcgggggcgggtGTCCCGCTGGCAAATGGACGGTGGGGCAACTATGCGTTCTCGGCTGCGTTTGGGGGCCTGTTCCCTATGCTCAGCTTCCAAATGCATGGGTTTCCAGATCCAGCTGCATATGCCCAGCCTGCTGGGTTTCACTATGGGTTTGGTCACGGCCATGGATTCCATGGCGGGCATATGGGGCACGCCCACGGCGTCCCCCGCCAAGGGCCGCtcgggcagcagcagcagcaggcagaTGTCTACCTGAAGGCCCTTCTTATCATGGTCGGGGTTCTTGTGATCGCAAGCCTCCTCGCAGCTTAA